The genomic window ATAAGATTCATAGCGACATCATTTTTTAATCCAATGGGAAGAGGTTTTCTAAAATGTCCTTTACAGAAAATACATTGATATTTAAAACCAAAGAAATATAATGATCTTAAATAATTATACGCACCTGATATTTTGCTATGATATTTTTTTGGTATTATTTTTTTAATAATTATTTTAATTTTTATCACTGAATCACTTCTCTTTCTTTAATATAAAAAATCTATGATAAGGATTTTTAAAAATTCTGTATGTTTTTTATTTTAAATCCAACCTTATTAATATCGTTGGTAATCTTACTTAAAGGATAACCAGCTTTCCCTATCTCCCAATAGTGTTCACCATCGAATTTGTGAATTGGATTTTTAAGTCTTGGCCATAGAACAGGCCATTTATTTCGCCAACTTTTTTATTTTTTTCTCTTTAAACAATCGCAATAAACCTCATAAGTCTTCTTGGCAATTTTACCCCACCGAAACTGTTTTGCTAATTCAAAATTATGATTGCCCATCTTTATAAGATCTGCATTAAAAACTTGTCTCATCGCTTTGATCAAACCATCTTTTTCCGAAGGTTCATATAGAAAACTCCCTTCAATATCTAAAGTCTCTGGTATACATCCAATGGCTGGAGCAATTACAGGTTTACCAAAAGACATAGCCAATATAATAGCCCCAGATGTTAAAATATCTCTGTAAGGCAATACTACAACATCTGCTGCATTCATATAAATTTGGATTTCATCATCAGGGATAAACTCAAAAAAGGTTTTAATATTCTCATTCTCTTCACATTTTTTAAGTATATCATGCACAATTTCATTGTTGATCGGTTTCCCTACTATCAATAGCCTTGTTCGCGAGTAGTTTAACTTGTTAAAGGCTTGGATAAGTTCAGAAATACCTTTATAAGGTCTTATTAGACCAAAATATAAAAATATTATTTTCTCTGCTTTGAGCTGTAATTTATTTTTAGCCTGCGCTTTACTTATTACATTTCGGTAGCAATTAATATAATTTCCGTGAGGGATAACCTTGATTAAAGATTCACTAGCTCTGTATATTTTTACAATTTCTCTTTTTGCGGATGGACTATGAACAATGATTTTGTTACACATTTTCGCTAAAAGTTTAGTGAAAAATAATTCCAAAGATTCAAACTTTCCCTCATGACTAAC from Candidatus Atribacteria bacterium includes these protein-coding regions:
- a CDS encoding glycosyltransferase — translated: MKVFFIPYDREGNNPYQNLLLNHLQDLGVKVEGSGTYRIFSLLRSTFSHWKPDILHLHWHHPFLLGSNITKTIIKSVSFIAELLILKLVEVKIVWTVHNIVSHEGKFESLELFFTKLLAKMCNKIIVHSPSAKREIVKIYRASESLIKVIPHGNYINCYRNVISKAQAKNKLQLKAEKIIFLYFGLIRPYKGISELIQAFNKLNYSRTRLLIVGKPINNEIVHDILKKCEENENIKTFFEFIPDDEIQIYMNAADVVVLPYRDILTSGAIILAMSFGKPVIAPAIGCIPETLDIEGSFLYEPSEKDGLIKAMRQVFNADLIKMGNHNFELAKQFRWGKIAKKTYEVYCDCLKRKK